The Candidatus Margulisiibacteriota bacterium genome contains a region encoding:
- the dtd gene encoding D-aminoacyl-tRNA deacylase — protein MLIVVQRVTKSKVLVDSSIVGEIEKGLNILLGVFKGDTLEDAQKLIDKLVDLRIFNDEQGKMNLSVKDVNGSALVISQFTLVGSVKKGRRPSFDLAEEPAKAKKLYADFCLELSGHIPVEQGVFASDMQVEIHNDGPVTFILDSKQL, from the coding sequence ATGCTCATTGTTGTTCAAAGAGTAACTAAATCTAAAGTGTTAGTGGATTCATCAATAGTAGGCGAGATAGAAAAAGGTTTAAATATTCTTCTTGGTGTCTTTAAAGGTGACACTCTTGAAGACGCACAGAAGCTTATTGATAAGTTAGTTGATTTGAGAATCTTTAATGACGAACAAGGGAAAATGAATCTTTCTGTTAAGGATGTTAATGGAAGTGCACTTGTTATTTCCCAGTTTACGTTGGTAGGTTCGGTGAAGAAGGGCAGGCGGCCTTCTTTTGATTTAGCAGAAGAACCAGCAAAAGCAAAAAAACTGTATGCAGACTTTTGTTTAGAACTATCAGGACACATTCCAGTTGAGCAAGGTGTTTTTGCGTCTGATATGCAAGTAGAAATTCATAATGATGGACCTGTTACTTTTATCTTGGATTCAAAACAGTTATGA